In Sphingomonas sp. SORGH_AS_0950, the following are encoded in one genomic region:
- a CDS encoding STAS/SEC14 domain-containing protein, with amino-acid sequence MYAFDFHHDINLLDIRWTGLFTPEIAARYAHELTDAFWRSGFVPGYLLRVDMSVIRVQPSDSVMVVHNNMRNFPRARRIGMVTNSAIARQQILRLMKQPYLRIFETSESALEWLVSPEESLA; translated from the coding sequence ATGTACGCCTTCGATTTTCATCACGACATCAACCTGCTGGACATACGCTGGACAGGGCTGTTCACGCCCGAGATCGCGGCGCGCTATGCCCATGAGCTGACGGACGCTTTCTGGCGCAGCGGCTTCGTGCCCGGCTATCTCCTGCGCGTCGATATGAGCGTCATCCGCGTCCAGCCGTCCGATTCCGTCATGGTCGTGCACAACAATATGCGCAATTTCCCGCGCGCCCGTCGCATCGGCATGGTGACCAACAGCGCGATCGCACGGCAGCAGATCCTGCGCCTGATGAAGCAACCCTATCTGCGCATCTTCGAAACGTCCGAATCCGCCCTGGAATGGCTGGTATCGCCGGAGGAAAGCCTCGCCTGA
- the rsmI gene encoding 16S rRNA (cytidine(1402)-2'-O)-methyltransferase, with the protein MTIPVTQSEHTLEPGLYIVATPIGNLGDLSPRAANILTNADVIAVEDSRVTAGLLRHIGVKRPMQPYHDHNAEHVRPGLIARMATQAVALVSDAGTPLISDPGYKLVRDARAAGHAVVTIPGPCAAIAALTLAGLPTDRFLFAGFLPPKEKARADAIAEIAGIRATLVLYESGPRLAATLTALAEGLGDREAAVTREITKKFEEAVTGTLSTLAARYAEGGPKGEIAIVVAPPGEAPPATEQDADAALAEALTRLPVGRAASEVAKALGLDRKALYARALALKSGDSSD; encoded by the coding sequence ATGACGATCCCCGTGACCCAATCCGAACACACTCTCGAACCCGGGCTGTACATCGTCGCGACCCCGATCGGCAATCTCGGCGATCTGTCGCCGCGCGCCGCCAACATATTGACAAACGCCGATGTCATCGCCGTCGAGGACAGCCGTGTGACCGCCGGTCTGCTCCGCCATATCGGGGTCAAGCGGCCCATGCAGCCCTATCACGACCACAATGCCGAGCATGTCCGCCCCGGCCTGATCGCGCGCATGGCGACCCAGGCGGTGGCGCTGGTGTCCGATGCCGGGACACCGTTGATCTCGGACCCGGGTTACAAGCTGGTGCGCGATGCGCGCGCGGCGGGGCATGCGGTGGTGACGATCCCCGGCCCCTGCGCCGCCATCGCCGCGCTGACCCTGGCAGGGCTGCCGACCGACCGGTTCCTGTTCGCGGGCTTCCTGCCGCCCAAGGAAAAGGCGCGCGCCGATGCGATCGCCGAGATCGCCGGGATCCGCGCGACCCTGGTCCTCTACGAATCGGGGCCGCGCCTCGCCGCGACGCTGACCGCGCTGGCGGAAGGGCTGGGCGACCGCGAGGCGGCGGTGACGCGCGAGATCACCAAGAAGTTCGAGGAGGCGGTGACCGGCACCCTCTCCACCCTCGCCGCGCGCTATGCCGAGGGCGGGCCGAAGGGCGAGATCGCGATCGTCGTCGCGCCGCCGGGCGAGGCCCCGCCCGCCACCGAGCAGGATGCCGACGCCGCGCTGGCCGAGGCGCTGACCCGCCTGCCCGTCGGCCGCGCGGCGAGCGAGGTGGCCAAGGCGCTGGGCCTCGACCGCAAGGCGCTCTACGCCCGTGCCCTGGCGCTGAAGAGCGGGGATTCAAGCGATTAG
- a CDS encoding penicillin-binding protein activator translates to MTEAGLFVQPGAADSGGSQFHGWRIGRGLALATTLFLGACQTIVPRGPVEQPQTRPVPTTPRPSTEVEHGLPRDTARHRVALLVPLSGANAGVGQSIANATMMALLDAQADTIRITNYDTANGAAAAAQKAIAEGAQLILGPLLSEDVRAVAPVARAARVPVISFSNDAGVAGGGTYLMGYTPAQSIDRVVDFAHERGVTTFAGLVPNGLYGERASTAFLRAVEGAGGQVVSLQPYGRVAGGIAAAAQRLNAKAPYDAVLVADGGAAAAAAAPILKRGSGANTHLLGTELWNSESGIAARAPLNGAWFASVSNTLYRQYATKYRARFRTAPYRLSSLGYDAVLLTVRIARDWKMNAPFPETRLRASDGFSGIDGAFRFGRDGVAERALEVQEIRDGTTITVSPAPTGFGE, encoded by the coding sequence ATGACAGAGGCAGGGCTGTTCGTACAACCGGGGGCCGCAGATTCGGGCGGCTCGCAATTTCACGGCTGGCGGATCGGGCGCGGCCTGGCGCTGGCGACGACGCTGTTCCTGGGAGCGTGCCAGACGATCGTCCCGCGCGGGCCCGTCGAACAGCCCCAGACCCGGCCCGTGCCCACGACGCCGCGCCCGTCGACCGAGGTCGAGCACGGCCTGCCGCGCGACACCGCGCGCCACCGCGTCGCGTTGCTGGTGCCGCTGTCGGGCGCCAATGCGGGCGTGGGCCAGTCGATCGCCAACGCCACGATGATGGCGTTGCTCGATGCGCAGGCGGACACGATCCGAATCACCAATTACGACACCGCGAACGGCGCGGCGGCGGCGGCGCAGAAGGCGATCGCCGAGGGCGCGCAGCTGATCCTGGGGCCGCTGCTGTCCGAGGACGTCCGCGCGGTCGCGCCGGTCGCGCGGGCGGCGCGGGTGCCGGTCATCAGCTTTTCCAACGATGCCGGGGTCGCGGGCGGCGGCACCTATCTGATGGGCTATACGCCCGCCCAGTCGATCGACCGGGTGGTGGATTTCGCGCATGAGCGCGGCGTCACGACCTTTGCGGGCCTCGTCCCCAACGGCCTGTATGGCGAGCGCGCCTCGACCGCCTTTCTCCGCGCGGTCGAGGGGGCGGGGGGGCAGGTCGTCTCGCTCCAGCCCTATGGCCGGGTCGCGGGCGGGATCGCGGCGGCGGCGCAGCGGCTGAACGCCAAGGCACCCTATGACGCGGTGCTGGTCGCCGATGGCGGCGCGGCGGCGGCGGCGGCGGCCCCGATCCTGAAGCGCGGGTCGGGGGCGAACACGCATCTGCTGGGGACCGAGCTGTGGAACTCCGAATCGGGGATCGCCGCGCGCGCGCCGCTGAACGGGGCCTGGTTCGCCAGCGTGTCGAACACGCTCTACCGGCAATATGCGACCAAATACCGCGCCCGGTTCAGGACCGCGCCCTATCGCCTGTCGAGCCTGGGCTATGACGCGGTCCTGCTGACCGTGCGGATCGCCCGCGACTGGAAGATGAACGCGCCGTTCCCCGAGACCCGGCTGCGCGCGTCGGATGGTTTTTCCGGGATCGACGGCGCCTTCCGCTTCGGCCGCGACGGCGTGGCCGAACGCGCGCTGGAGGTACAGGAAATCCGCGACGGCACCACGATCACCGTATCCCCCGCCCCGACCGGGTTTGGGGAGTGA
- the cutA gene encoding divalent-cation tolerance protein CutA: MNPEPIVVMCTVGGRDEAAAIARMLVENRLAACVQAMPIESWYRWDGAVQNDSEVMLHIKTVKSRFAALCEAIEALHSYDVPEILALPVTDVSPRYLDWMRDAVG; this comes from the coding sequence GTGAACCCGGAACCGATCGTCGTCATGTGCACGGTGGGCGGGCGTGACGAGGCCGCCGCCATTGCGAGGATGCTCGTCGAGAACCGATTGGCCGCGTGCGTCCAGGCGATGCCGATCGAAAGCTGGTATCGCTGGGACGGGGCGGTGCAGAACGACTCCGAAGTGATGCTGCATATCAAGACGGTGAAATCCCGCTTCGCCGCCCTGTGCGAAGCGATCGAGGCGTTGCACAGCTATGACGTGCCCGAGATCCTCGCGCTGCCCGTCACCGACGTCTCGCCGCGCTATCTGGACTGGATGCGCGACGCGGTCGGTTAG
- a CDS encoding CAP domain-containing protein produces the protein MMRPDMAAMRALRHLLSIPVLALLLAGCGQMVPSSRPGTGESPPARVVEARPSDAPAPRGAGLLRQAMLAGHRAARAEIGLPPLAWDDRLAASALAYAQEMARTGRFQHAEQPQGPTRQGENLWTGTRGAYRYDEMMGHWVAEKRDFVNLPVPQSSRTGQFGDVAHYTQIVWARSTAVGCAMASNARDDFLVCRYSPTGNVFGERAF, from the coding sequence ATGATGCGGCCCGATATGGCGGCGATGCGTGCGCTTCGCCATCTCTTATCGATTCCCGTCCTCGCCCTGTTGCTGGCGGGCTGCGGCCAAATGGTCCCGTCCTCGCGGCCGGGGACGGGGGAGAGTCCGCCCGCGCGCGTGGTCGAGGCGCGCCCCTCCGATGCGCCCGCACCGCGGGGGGCCGGATTGTTGCGACAGGCGATGCTGGCCGGGCACCGCGCGGCGCGGGCGGAGATCGGGTTGCCGCCCCTGGCCTGGGACGACCGGCTGGCGGCGAGCGCGCTGGCCTATGCGCAGGAGATGGCGCGTACCGGCCGCTTCCAGCATGCCGAACAGCCGCAGGGGCCGACCCGGCAGGGTGAGAATCTGTGGACCGGCACGCGCGGCGCCTATCGCTATGACGAGATGATGGGGCATTGGGTCGCGGAGAAGCGCGACTTCGTGAATCTGCCCGTGCCGCAATCGAGCCGGACCGGGCAGTTCGGCGACGTGGCGCATTATACCCAGATCGTCTGGGCGCGTTCCACGGCGGTCGGATGCGCGATGGCGAGCAACGCACGCGACGACTTCCTCGTTTGCCGCTATAGCCCGACGGGCAACGTCTTTGGCGAACGGGCATTCTGA
- the rdgB gene encoding RdgB/HAM1 family non-canonical purine NTP pyrophosphatase, protein MSGEGNGRQAIRKLEPGKLVLASHNKGKIVEFRELLAPYGVEVIAAADLDLPEPEETGTTFVANAELKALAAADLSGLPALSDDSGLCVEALGGDPGLFSARWAGPEKDFAMAMRAVEDRLNEEPDMARSAHFICALAVGWPDGHVEWFEGRVDGAIVWPPRGDKGHGYDPIFQPIGYSETFAEMDQDEKNRISHRADAFGQLVKAVF, encoded by the coding sequence ATGAGCGGCGAAGGAAACGGCCGCCAGGCGATCCGCAAGCTCGAACCCGGCAAGCTGGTCCTCGCCAGCCACAACAAGGGCAAGATCGTCGAATTCCGCGAACTGCTCGCGCCTTACGGCGTCGAGGTGATTGCGGCCGCCGACCTGGACCTGCCCGAGCCCGAGGAAACCGGCACCACCTTCGTCGCGAATGCCGAACTGAAGGCGCTGGCGGCGGCGGACCTGTCCGGCCTGCCCGCACTGTCCGACGACAGTGGGCTCTGCGTCGAGGCGCTGGGCGGCGATCCGGGGCTGTTCTCGGCGCGCTGGGCGGGGCCGGAAAAGGACTTTGCCATGGCGATGCGCGCGGTCGAGGATCGGCTGAACGAGGAACCGGACATGGCGCGCTCGGCACATTTCATCTGCGCGCTGGCAGTCGGCTGGCCCGACGGGCATGTCGAATGGTTCGAGGGCCGCGTCGACGGCGCCATCGTCTGGCCACCGCGCGGGGACAAGGGCCATGGTTACGACCCGATCTTCCAACCGATCGGCTATAGCGAGACCTTCGCCGAGATGGACCAAGACGAAAAGAACCGCATCAGCCACCGCGCCGACGCGTTCGGCCAGCTGGTGAAGGCGGTGTTCTGA
- the rph gene encoding ribonuclease PH, with translation MRPSGRMPDQMRPITIEPNFTRHAEGSVLIGFGDTKVLVTASVEERVPPFLRGKGEGWVTAEYGMLPRATHTRGSREAAKGKQSGRTQEIQRLIGRSLRAVCDLKALGERQITIDCDVIQADGGTRTAAISGAWVALRMAVNKLMAEGKLTSDPIRNKVAAVSCGIHKGTPVLDLDYIEDSNADADANFVLIENGHIAEVQATAEHATYDEEALLRLLRLARMGCTEIFAAQEQAIRA, from the coding sequence ATGCGCCCGTCCGGCCGGATGCCCGACCAGATGCGTCCCATCACCATCGAGCCGAATTTCACCCGCCACGCCGAAGGTTCGGTGCTGATCGGGTTCGGCGATACCAAGGTGCTCGTCACCGCCAGCGTCGAGGAGCGCGTGCCCCCCTTCCTGCGCGGCAAGGGCGAAGGCTGGGTCACGGCCGAATATGGCATGCTCCCCCGCGCCACCCATACGCGCGGCAGCCGCGAGGCGGCCAAGGGCAAGCAGTCGGGCCGTACCCAGGAGATCCAGCGGCTGATCGGCCGCTCCCTGCGCGCCGTCTGCGACCTGAAGGCGCTGGGCGAGCGGCAGATCACCATCGACTGCGACGTGATCCAGGCCGATGGCGGCACCCGCACCGCCGCCATTTCGGGCGCGTGGGTCGCGCTGCGCATGGCGGTGAACAAGCTGATGGCCGAGGGCAAGCTGACCAGCGACCCGATTCGCAACAAGGTCGCCGCCGTGTCGTGCGGCATCCATAAGGGCACCCCGGTCCTCGACCTCGACTATATCGAGGATTCAAACGCCGATGCCGATGCGAATTTCGTGCTGATCGAGAACGGCCATATCGCCGAGGTCCAGGCGACCGCCGAGCACGCCACCTATGACGAAGAGGCGCTGCTCCGCCTGCTCCGCCTGGCGCGCATGGGCTGCACCGAGATCTTCGCGGCGCAGGAACAGGCGATCCGCGCATGA
- the hrcA gene encoding heat-inducible transcriptional repressor HrcA encodes MVTPPITELTDRARDIFRVVVDSYLTSGQPVGSKTIALSGINLSPASIRNVLQELEERGLLAAPHTSAGRMPTDIGLRLFVDGMMHAMEPSIEERAAIEARAARSGPVEEALAATTAVLSGLSACAGLVMVPKREMKLRSIGFVPLSPTQALAVLVAEDGAVENRVLELPPGMTPSALVEAGNYLSATLAGLTLGQARERLERELAAGRAALDGAARALVEQGLAVWSEDGNRRPILIVRGQGRLIDAAAAADLERVRDLLDDLEGKQEIASLLDSARAGDSTRIFIGAENKLFALSGSSVIARPFRGLDGQVVGVVGVIGPTRLNYARVVPMVDFTAATLARMMG; translated from the coding sequence ATGGTCACGCCACCGATCACCGAGCTGACCGACCGGGCGCGCGATATCTTTCGCGTGGTGGTCGACAGCTATCTCACCAGCGGCCAGCCGGTGGGGTCGAAGACCATTGCGCTGTCGGGGATCAACCTGTCGCCGGCCTCGATCCGCAACGTGCTCCAGGAACTGGAGGAGCGCGGGCTGCTGGCCGCGCCGCATACCAGCGCGGGGCGGATGCCGACCGATATCGGGCTGCGGCTGTTCGTCGACGGCATGATGCACGCGATGGAGCCCAGCATCGAGGAGCGCGCCGCGATCGAGGCACGCGCCGCGCGCTCCGGCCCGGTCGAGGAGGCGCTGGCGGCGACGACGGCGGTGCTGTCGGGCCTGTCGGCCTGTGCGGGGCTGGTGATGGTGCCCAAGCGCGAGATGAAGCTGCGCTCGATCGGCTTCGTGCCGCTGTCGCCGACCCAGGCGCTGGCCGTGCTGGTCGCGGAGGACGGCGCGGTCGAGAACCGGGTGCTGGAGCTACCGCCGGGCATGACGCCGTCGGCGCTGGTCGAGGCGGGCAATTATCTGTCCGCCACGCTGGCCGGGCTGACGCTGGGCCAGGCGCGCGAGCGGCTGGAGCGCGAACTGGCGGCGGGGCGCGCGGCGCTGGACGGGGCGGCGCGCGCGCTTGTCGAACAGGGGCTGGCGGTCTGGAGCGAGGACGGCAATCGTCGCCCGATCCTGATCGTGCGCGGGCAGGGGCGGCTGATCGATGCGGCCGCCGCCGCCGATCTGGAACGGGTGCGCGACCTGCTCGACGATCTGGAGGGCAAGCAGGAGATTGCCAGCCTGCTCGATTCGGCGCGTGCGGGGGATTCGACCCGCATCTTCATCGGCGCGGAGAACAAATTGTTCGCGCTGTCGGGATCGTCGGTGATCGCGCGACCGTTTCGCGGGCTGGACGGCCAAGTGGTCGGCGTGGTCGGCGTAATTGGCCCCACGCGGTTGAACTATGCCCGCGTCGTGCCCATGGTGGATTTCACGGCGGCAACGCTCGCCCGCATGATGGGCTGA
- the grpE gene encoding nucleotide exchange factor GrpE gives MSENTTNAPQTDLREETAEAAPEVAGQDRLAELENQLAEAKQQYLYAQAENQNVRRRAEKEAADARNYAATAFARDVLSVADNLQRALAAIPADLRTDDKWKGLVTGLDATGRELDSVLGRHGITKIEAMGQPLDPNRHQAMIEMPSDQEPGTIVQEMQAGYMIKDRLLRPALVAVAKKPD, from the coding sequence ATGAGCGAGAACACGACCAACGCACCCCAGACCGACCTGCGTGAGGAAACGGCCGAGGCCGCGCCCGAAGTGGCGGGGCAGGACCGTCTGGCCGAGCTGGAGAACCAGCTGGCCGAGGCCAAGCAGCAATATCTCTATGCCCAGGCCGAGAATCAGAATGTCCGTCGTCGTGCCGAGAAGGAAGCGGCCGACGCACGCAATTACGCCGCGACCGCATTCGCGCGCGACGTCCTGTCGGTCGCCGACAATCTCCAGCGCGCGCTGGCGGCGATTCCGGCCGATCTGCGCACCGACGACAAGTGGAAGGGCCTCGTGACCGGCCTCGACGCCACCGGCCGCGAGCTGGACAGCGTGCTGGGCCGCCACGGCATTACCAAGATCGAGGCGATGGGCCAGCCGCTCGACCCCAATCGGCACCAGGCGATGATCGAAATGCCGTCCGACCAGGAGCCGGGCACGATCGTGCAGGAGATGCAGGCGGGCTATATGATCAAGGACCGCCTGCTGCGCCCCGCGCTGGTCGCGGTGGCGAAGAAGCCGGACTGA
- a CDS encoding vgr related protein yields the protein MTKRMLTPGEERLARSVFGDAIDYAKVRLSPTKWAFFQPRDTVMAPTGCIHFHPRGDLWREDFGACPLHEQGLFIHEMVHIWQHQRGIFLPLKRHPFCRYGYALKPGQAFGRYGIEQQAEIVRHAFLLKRGAVVAGAPPLAQYQTLVPFRGD from the coding sequence ATGACCAAGCGCATGCTCACCCCCGGCGAGGAACGACTGGCCCGGTCCGTCTTCGGCGATGCGATCGATTATGCGAAGGTGCGGCTGTCCCCGACCAAATGGGCCTTCTTCCAACCGCGCGACACGGTGATGGCGCCCACCGGCTGCATCCATTTCCACCCCAGGGGCGATTTGTGGCGCGAGGATTTCGGCGCCTGCCCGCTCCATGAGCAGGGGCTGTTCATCCATGAGATGGTGCATATCTGGCAGCACCAGCGGGGCATCTTCCTGCCGCTGAAGCGCCATCCCTTTTGCCGGTACGGCTATGCGCTGAAGCCGGGACAGGCCTTTGGTCGCTATGGCATCGAGCAGCAGGCGGAGATCGTCCGCCATGCCTTTCTGCTCAAGCGCGGCGCGGTGGTCGCGGGGGCGCCGCCATTGGCGCAGTATCAGACGCTGGTGCCGTTTCGGGGGGATTAG